One window from the genome of Salvia splendens isolate huo1 chromosome 9, SspV2, whole genome shotgun sequence encodes:
- the LOC121748501 gene encoding transmembrane protein 208-like — MANQGAKKRKEENARHMKTLLRLIIASNAIYVVLRMGVFYSSFTWKHWLGLVLTSLAYVIPYQQLDAMAKPSYTEDGELLDGGFDMSTGGICGYLHDVIYITCFVQISSIISGKFWYIYLVIPGFAAYKLFGLARGFMSQGSEGGEEDEKTKKKREKMEKRASRGKFVKTRTR; from the exons ATGGCGAATCAAGGAGCGAAGAAGCGGAAAGAAGAAAACGCTCGACACATGAAAACTCTACTCCGTCTCATCATCGCTTCCAAT GCGATCTATGTAGTGCTGAGGATGGGAGTTTTCTACTCGAGTTTCACGTGGAAGCATTGGTTAGGCTTGGTTTTGACTTCGCTGGCCTACGTGATCCCCTACCAGCAGCTGGATGCTATGGCTAAACCTAGCTACACTGAAGACGGCGAGCTCCTTGACGGAGGATTCGATATGAGCACCGGCGGAATTTGCGG ATATTTGCATGATGTGATCTACATTACTTGTTTCGTCCAAATTAGTTCCATCATCTCCGGAAAGTTCTGGTACATATACTTGGTG ATTCCAGGATTTGCTGCGTATAAACTATTTGGCCTTGCGAGAGGGTTTATGTCACAGGGTTCAGAG GGAGGTGAGGAAGACGAGAAGacaaaaaagaagagagagaaaatggagaAGAGGGCTTCAAGAGGCAAGTTTGTCAAGACCAGGACCCGATGA